The DNA segment ATAAAATATTTTTCATTTGCAAAGGTGAAAAATTCACTGAAGAATTCTCCGAGCTTAATGCTGAATTTTATTTAACAGAAGATATTGAAAATATGGTTGCGGCAATCCTGGATCATCGATTATCCATCACCGATGTAAAAGTTTTTTCAGGTTATTCCGGCTGGGGAGCATTGCAATTGGATCGTGAAATTCAACTCAAAATGTGGACTCCAGTGGAGGTATTTAACTTAGATTACACCTCCCCAAACGACCAAAGTCTGTGGAAGAACATCATGGAAAACTTAGGTGGCGAGTTTCTTTTATGGGCAAATTCGCCAGAAGACGTGTCGATGAATTAGCAGTTGAGATTTCTATTTCTTATCAATTTCCATTAACTACTTGGATCACGCTATTCTTCAATCCAGATCAATAAGAGACCTTTAATTTGCTTTAATCAACCGCCAACATTTTAACAAAACTTTAAAAATATTTAAGTATTCATTAAGAAATTATCTGAGAATTCTTTCGTTATTTCGTTATGTTGTAAATAACAAAAATGATGAATAAAATTTTTAAATTATTTGGTGTATGTTTTTTGA comes from the Chryseobacterium sp. SNU WT5 genome and includes:
- a CDS encoding YqgE/AlgH family protein; this translates as MNYSYKGKILISTPDISGDIFSRSVVLIIDHNEQGAFGLILNKRNEKMSSKLLEIFGFQVTVYDGGPVENDKIFFICKGEKFTEEFSELNAEFYLTEDIENMVAAILDHRLSITDVKVFSGYSGWGALQLDREIQLKMWTPVEVFNLDYTSPNDQSLWKNIMENLGGEFLLWANSPEDVSMN